The Thermovenabulum gondwanense genome contains a region encoding:
- a CDS encoding ATP-binding protein produces MFVGRERELELLEREYKREGTSFVIIYGRRRVGKTSLIKEFIKNKPSLYFLATEEIEEENMKNFQWKIVEYFNLDLFKDITLKNWEKIFQLIPDTKDKLILVIDEFQYLAFVNKAVTSIFQKIWDEILSKKNIMLILCGSYISMMEDLTLSYNSPLFGRRTAQIKLDPLNFFEAKLLYNQENNEKNILLYSITGGTPKYIEMFDVKSPDLFSAISENILKKGSFFYEEAEFLLEKEVEKNITYFSILKTIALGNHKIGKIASTLSLPVSSISKYLDTLQKLDIVERIVPVTEENPEKNKKGLYYIKDNFLNFWFKFVFPYKSYLEIDKTDYVLKMIKERFYENHVSLVFEEICRQYLLYKSPFVFSKIGKWWDGDEEIDIVGINQEDKNYLVGECKFTVKPVSLELFFHLKEKAKKIKINGKNIINFNTHFAFFSKSGFTKDFIDYAKENKNIHLFTIDDIN; encoded by the coding sequence ATGTTTGTTGGAAGGGAAAGGGAGTTAGAGCTTCTTGAAAGAGAATATAAAAGGGAAGGGACATCTTTTGTAATAATCTATGGCCGAAGAAGGGTGGGAAAAACTTCCCTTATAAAAGAATTTATAAAAAATAAGCCTTCTTTATACTTCCTTGCAACCGAAGAAATAGAAGAAGAAAACATGAAAAACTTTCAATGGAAAATCGTCGAATATTTTAATTTAGACCTTTTCAAAGATATAACATTAAAAAACTGGGAAAAAATTTTTCAACTAATTCCAGATACCAAAGATAAATTAATATTAGTAATAGATGAATTTCAATACTTGGCTTTCGTTAATAAAGCGGTAACCAGTATTTTTCAGAAAATTTGGGATGAAATATTAAGTAAAAAAAATATTATGCTTATACTTTGCGGCTCCTATATAAGCATGATGGAAGACCTAACATTATCCTACAATAGCCCTCTGTTTGGGCGAAGGACGGCTCAAATAAAATTAGATCCCCTTAACTTTTTTGAAGCCAAGTTACTATATAATCAGGAAAATAATGAAAAAAATATTCTTTTATACAGCATAACCGGTGGAACACCTAAATATATTGAGATGTTTGATGTCAAAAGTCCGGATCTATTTTCTGCAATATCGGAAAACATCCTGAAAAAAGGAAGTTTTTTTTACGAAGAAGCTGAATTTTTACTGGAAAAAGAAGTGGAAAAAAATATTACTTATTTTTCTATATTAAAAACAATTGCCCTCGGTAATCACAAAATAGGTAAAATAGCATCGACACTTTCCCTTCCGGTATCGTCCATATCAAAATACCTGGATACTCTCCAAAAATTGGATATTGTCGAAAGAATTGTCCCTGTAACTGAAGAAAATCCAGAAAAAAATAAAAAAGGCTTATATTATATAAAAGATAATTTTCTTAATTTTTGGTTTAAATTTGTATTTCCTTATAAGTCCTATTTGGAAATAGATAAAACAGATTATGTGTTAAAAATGATAAAAGAAAGGTTTTATGAAAACCATGTATCACTGGTTTTTGAAGAAATTTGCAGACAATATTTACTTTATAAGTCCCCTTTTGTATTCTCTAAAATAGGCAAATGGTGGGACGGGGATGAAGAAATAGACATAGTTGGTATTAACCAAGAAGATAAAAATTACCTGGTAGGAGAATGTAAATTTACCGTAAAACCCGTAAGCCTTGAATTATTTTTTCACTTAAAAGAAAAGGCAAAAAAAATTAAAATAAACGGCAAAAACATAATAAACTTTAATACTCATTTTGCCTTTTTCTCAAAAAGCGGTTTCACAAAAGATTTTATCGATTACGCCAAGGAAAATAAGAATATACATCTTTTTACAATAGATGATATTAATTAA
- a CDS encoding type II toxin-antitoxin system VapC family toxin: MSQGITHNLVLDLLLKRKPFDEAAYKIFKLSEEEKIEAFIASFAITDIYYFLRKELSHEICIEAINTLMEIAKPVSIAKKDIEKALRFSEFNDLEDALQLQCAKKIKADYIVTINERFLKLTNKAITPDEFFKLYEK; the protein is encoded by the coding sequence TTGAGCCAGGGCATTACCCATAATTTAGTCCTCGACCTTCTGTTAAAAAGAAAGCCTTTCGATGAGGCAGCCTATAAAATTTTTAAATTATCCGAAGAAGAAAAAATAGAGGCTTTCATAGCCTCTTTTGCCATTACCGATATTTATTACTTTTTAAGAAAAGAACTCTCTCATGAAATTTGTATAGAAGCAATAAACACCTTAATGGAAATTGCAAAGCCGGTAAGCATCGCAAAAAAAGACATAGAAAAAGCGCTTAGATTTTCAGAGTTCAACGACCTTGAAGATGCGCTTCAGTTACAGTGTGCAAAAAAAATAAAAGCAGATTATATAGTAACAATAAATGAAAGATTTTTAAAACTAACCAATAAAGCAATTACTCCCGATGAGTTTTTTAAACTATATGAAAAATAG
- the ortA gene encoding 2-amino-4-oxopentanoate thiolase subunit OrtA — MEAKKGMWVEIENTVLTPEERAPHLPEDTKRVPLKMWVRGFLIDEQARIGDEVMIKTLTDRLVKGTLVEVNPRHIHDFGNCVEELLISGYNVKKELSEVVKGAGDNE; from the coding sequence TTGGAGGCTAAAAAGGGAATGTGGGTAGAAATAGAAAATACTGTTTTGACACCTGAGGAGAGGGCACCTCATCTGCCGGAAGATACAAAGAGGGTTCCATTGAAAATGTGGGTCAGGGGATTTTTGATTGACGAACAAGCCAGAATTGGCGACGAAGTGATGATAAAGACCTTGACTGATAGACTTGTTAAAGGAACCCTTGTCGAGGTGAATCCCAGGCATATTCATGATTTTGGAAATTGTGTAGAAGAGCTTTTGATCTCAGGATACAATGTAAAAAAAGAGCTTTCAGAGGTTGTGAAGGGGGCAGGGGATAATGAATAA
- a CDS encoding sigma-54-dependent transcriptional regulator: MEFKVLIVDDEKEFVEVYTLLLKQKGYKVKGVTSPIEAIDILNDEYYPLIMVDLVMPEMDGIEFLKKVKSRFGNSVEVIIVTGFGTIENAVNAIKLGAFSYYIKSSNPESLIYEIEKAKKIFELKEENFTLKSGLSEDDVLLKTTDPKMIEIYNIIDKVANSDCSVLITGESGTGKEVIAKYIHKKSKRSIMPFVPINCKAYPVTLLESELFGYEKGAFTGALACKEGKIEEANGGTLFIDEIGELDQEIQVKLLRVIETKTVERLGANKKKEIDFRLISATNRDLEKAIEEGNFRLDFYYRINTVSISLPPLRERKKDLPNFINFFIEKFSKKMNKFLDFNNDAFDLLMNYEYPGNIRELKNIIERIFVLCEENVSKDDVLRCFQSKNQNKIKDFAEKKEILTFEEAKENFEREYFKRLYEYTKGNLNAISKLSGLSRRQVFNKVKKFSLK; this comes from the coding sequence ATGGAATTTAAAGTGCTTATAGTTGATGATGAAAAGGAATTCGTTGAGGTATATACCTTGCTGTTAAAGCAAAAGGGTTATAAGGTGAAGGGCGTAACTTCTCCGATTGAAGCTATTGATATTTTAAATGATGAGTATTATCCTCTGATAATGGTGGATTTGGTTATGCCGGAAATGGATGGCATTGAATTTTTGAAAAAGGTAAAATCCCGGTTTGGAAATAGTGTAGAGGTAATAATCGTAACTGGGTTTGGTACAATCGAAAATGCCGTTAACGCAATAAAACTGGGGGCCTTTTCGTATTATATTAAAAGTTCAAATCCCGAGTCATTGATTTATGAAATTGAAAAAGCAAAAAAAATATTTGAATTGAAGGAAGAAAATTTTACCCTTAAGAGCGGACTTTCGGAGGATGATGTCCTTTTAAAAACCACCGACCCTAAGATGATAGAAATTTATAATATTATAGATAAGGTGGCAAATAGTGACTGCAGCGTACTTATAACAGGAGAATCGGGGACGGGCAAGGAGGTTATTGCAAAGTATATTCATAAAAAAAGCAAGAGAAGTATAATGCCTTTCGTACCCATAAACTGTAAGGCCTATCCGGTGACATTATTAGAATCCGAGCTTTTTGGTTATGAAAAAGGTGCTTTTACCGGGGCTTTAGCCTGCAAAGAGGGAAAAATTGAAGAAGCCAATGGAGGAACACTTTTTATCGATGAAATAGGGGAATTGGATCAGGAAATTCAAGTTAAGCTATTGAGGGTTATCGAAACGAAAACTGTGGAGAGATTGGGGGCTAATAAAAAAAAGGAAATTGATTTCAGGCTAATCAGCGCTACGAATAGAGATTTAGAAAAAGCAATAGAAGAAGGAAATTTCAGGCTCGATTTTTATTATCGTATAAACACCGTATCTATAAGTTTACCTCCGTTAAGGGAAAGGAAAAAGGACTTGCCGAATTTTATAAATTTTTTTATAGAGAAATTTTCAAAAAAAATGAATAAATTTTTAGATTTTAACAATGATGCTTTTGATTTATTGATGAATTATGAATATCCGGGAAACATTCGGGAATTAAAAAATATAATAGAGCGGATATTTGTCCTATGCGAAGAAAATGTTTCAAAGGATGATGTATTAAGGTGCTTTCAAAGTAAAAACCAAAATAAAATAAAAGATTTTGCTGAGAAAAAAGAGATACTAACCTTTGAAGAGGCAAAAGAAAATTTTGAAAGGGAATATTTCAAAAGGCTTTACGAATATACAAAGGGGAATCTAAATGCAATTTCAAAGCTTTCGGGATTGAGCAGGAGGCAGGTATTCAATAAAGTAAAAAAGTTTTCGCTAAAATAA
- the ortB gene encoding 2-amino-4-oxopentanoate thiolase subunit OrtB: MNKSYQAVMGRKNEIMKKSVGIDYKVLEYGRISFDYEGLMKNVPYDLEDIAKIQSETKVGKTPLFELKNLTALVRKYAPKGKGARIFIKDEAANCSGSFKDRRASLSVYHAKKIGFKGVIAATSGNYGATVAAQAAQRGIKCIVVQEVYDSRKVGQPEILEKARKCEAYGAEVVQLTVGPELFYVFLTLLEETGYFNASLYTPYSIAGIETLGYEVAAEIKEREGKFPDAVVITHAGGGNVTGTARGVLKAGAKDTKIIGASVDLTGLHMASDNDFNKKSFTTGHTGFGVPFAVWPDRSDVPRNAARPLRYLDRYVTVTQGEVFYTTELLAQLEGLERGPAGNTSLAAAIALAKEMDEDQIIVVQETEYTGAGKHPLAQLSFARENGIEVKIGNPEENIPGKTIVIPENLGQMGYKEIDLDDLRKSYIKNAVNTYNVKEVEDVDVEFLAEDIKWTKENVAKTLKEFGVKVM; this comes from the coding sequence ATGAATAAATCCTATCAAGCGGTTATGGGCAGAAAAAATGAAATAATGAAAAAATCTGTAGGTATAGATTACAAAGTATTAGAGTATGGGAGAATTTCCTTTGACTACGAAGGGCTGATGAAAAATGTCCCTTATGACCTCGAAGATATTGCAAAAATTCAATCGGAAACCAAGGTTGGTAAAACACCGCTTTTCGAACTGAAAAATTTAACGGCTCTTGTGAGAAAATATGCTCCCAAAGGTAAGGGCGCAAGGATCTTTATAAAAGATGAAGCGGCAAACTGTTCGGGATCTTTTAAGGACAGAAGAGCGTCCTTATCCGTATACCATGCTAAAAAGATTGGTTTTAAAGGTGTTATAGCTGCAACTTCAGGAAATTACGGTGCTACGGTAGCAGCTCAGGCTGCCCAAAGGGGAATAAAATGTATAGTTGTGCAAGAAGTATACGATTCTAGGAAAGTTGGGCAGCCGGAAATCCTTGAGAAGGCGAGAAAATGTGAGGCATATGGTGCCGAAGTTGTTCAGCTTACTGTAGGGCCCGAGCTTTTTTATGTATTCTTGACCCTTCTTGAAGAAACCGGGTATTTTAACGCTTCCCTATATACCCCTTACAGTATAGCAGGTATTGAGACCTTAGGTTACGAGGTAGCTGCTGAGATTAAGGAAAGGGAAGGGAAATTTCCCGATGCGGTAGTGATCACACATGCGGGTGGAGGAAATGTAACGGGGACGGCAAGGGGTGTATTAAAAGCAGGAGCGAAGGATACTAAGATTATAGGAGCTTCTGTGGATTTGACCGGTCTTCATATGGCATCCGATAATGATTTTAATAAAAAGTCATTTACCACCGGGCATACGGGATTTGGCGTGCCTTTTGCCGTTTGGCCCGATAGGTCTGATGTGCCGAGAAATGCGGCAAGGCCTTTAAGGTACCTTGATAGATATGTTACAGTAACTCAAGGAGAGGTATTTTATACTACTGAACTTTTAGCTCAACTGGAGGGGCTGGAAAGAGGGCCTGCTGGCAATACTTCGCTTGCTGCGGCAATTGCCTTGGCAAAAGAAATGGATGAAGATCAAATTATCGTAGTGCAGGAGACCGAATATACAGGAGCGGGGAAGCACCCCCTTGCGCAGCTTAGTTTTGCAAGGGAAAACGGGATTGAAGTAAAAATCGGAAACCCTGAAGAAAACATCCCGGGGAAGACGATAGTAATACCCGAGAACTTAGGGCAGATGGGGTATAAGGAAATCGACCTTGATGATCTCAGGAAATCCTATATAAAAAATGCAGTGAATACCTATAATGTAAAGGAAGTAGAAGACGTAGACGTAGAATTTTTAGCTGAGGATATAAAGTGGACAAAAGAAAATGTTGCAAAAACATTAAAGGAATTTGGAGTGAAAGTAATGTAA
- the gap gene encoding type I glyceraldehyde-3-phosphate dehydrogenase produces MKIKVAINGFGRIGKNALRIWLEGKAKDVEIVAINSTSGPRPHAHLFKYDSIYGIYPGTVDASDDRLIIDGKEIPFFAEKDPEKLPWKELDVDVVLESTGKIKNRSDAQKHLKAGAKRVIITAPADDADRTIVMGVNEKDFDPAKDYIISNASCTTNCLAPIVKVLDENFNIINGSMVTVHSYTADQNLVDKPHKDLRRARAAAMSIIPTTTGAAKAIGLVIPRLKGRLNGCAYRVPTSAVSIIDFTASVEIPTAKEEVNKAFKKAAEGKLKGILDYIEEPLVSTDFVKNPHSSIVDGLSTMVIDNKLVKVVAWYDNEYGYTMRALELAQLVGKYIVECKNNEVMV; encoded by the coding sequence ATGAAGATAAAGGTTGCTATAAATGGTTTCGGAAGGATTGGTAAAAATGCTTTAAGAATCTGGCTGGAAGGAAAAGCAAAGGATGTGGAAATAGTAGCAATAAACAGCACCAGCGGGCCGAGGCCTCATGCCCACCTTTTTAAATACGATTCCATTTACGGAATCTACCCGGGAACGGTAGATGCCTCTGATGACAGGCTGATTATAGATGGGAAGGAAATTCCGTTTTTCGCCGAAAAGGACCCGGAGAAATTGCCCTGGAAGGAACTTGATGTGGATGTGGTCCTTGAATCCACCGGCAAGATAAAAAATAGAAGCGATGCACAAAAGCATTTGAAAGCCGGCGCAAAAAGGGTGATTATCACAGCTCCGGCGGATGATGCTGACAGGACAATAGTAATGGGGGTGAACGAAAAGGATTTTGACCCTGCAAAAGATTACATAATTTCCAATGCTTCTTGCACCACTAATTGCTTAGCACCCATTGTAAAGGTCCTTGACGAAAATTTTAATATTATCAACGGCTCCATGGTTACAGTTCATTCCTATACCGCTGATCAGAACCTGGTGGATAAACCTCATAAGGATTTAAGGAGAGCCCGGGCTGCTGCCATGTCGATCATTCCCACCACCACTGGTGCGGCAAAGGCCATAGGTCTTGTGATTCCTCGCTTAAAAGGAAGGCTAAACGGATGCGCTTACAGAGTGCCAACTTCTGCGGTTTCCATAATAGATTTTACCGCGAGCGTGGAAATTCCGACTGCAAAGGAAGAAGTAAATAAAGCCTTTAAAAAAGCAGCGGAAGGAAAACTAAAAGGGATTCTGGATTATATAGAGGAGCCTCTCGTTTCCACCGATTTTGTCAAAAACCCGCATTCTTCTATTGTAGATGGGCTTTCTACAATGGTGATAGACAATAAGCTTGTTAAGGTGGTCGCCTGGTATGATAACGAATACGGCTACACCATGAGGGCGCTGGAACTTGCGCAGTTAGTGGGAAAATACATCGTTGAATGTAAAAATAATGAGGTAATGGTATAA
- a CDS encoding nucleotidyltransferase domain-containing protein: MPVRSLNSSVLKWPDEKSVVNSLKEWVEEIAKSQRDIKKVGYFGSYSRGDWGVGSDLDVIIVMKNTAIPFDKRSEKWDLSKIPVPVDLLIYTEDEIEKMKNSNAKFYKIVEEEIKWIYP, translated from the coding sequence ATGCCGGTGAGATCCTTGAATTCGTCCGTACTCAAATGGCCCGATGAAAAAAGTGTGGTTAATTCATTAAAGGAATGGGTAGAAGAGATTGCAAAAAGCCAGCGAGATATAAAAAAAGTAGGATATTTTGGTTCTTACTCTCGAGGCGATTGGGGAGTAGGAAGCGATTTGGATGTTATTATAGTTATGAAAAATACCGCAATTCCTTTTGATAAGCGATCAGAAAAATGGGATTTAAGCAAAATACCTGTTCCGGTTGATTTGCTGATATATACCGAGGACGAAATTGAAAAAATGAAAAACAGCAATGCGAAATTTTATAAAATTGTAGAGGAAGAAATAAAATGGATATATCCTTGA
- a CDS encoding transporter substrate-binding domain-containing protein produces the protein MIYGADINAPPLRFLDKEDGQYKGLVLDYLHALSLELGVNIETKPFVWATALEKLSEGETDLCDMFESPERAKKYLFTKPIYNLRGTVAVLRNSNINDLKDIEGKKIALQKGDYTNEYFNQNYKDVKIVFVNDLSEALNLLINNKVEVVAGDEPVLLYFINKMKLSGYVEILETPLYEKPVVFAVPKSNPELVFILNKGIEKINQKNVLEKIQQKWFGLSTTIIIRKDLNSRLKNYILLLILFFAIIVSFLGLLNYSLKKEVEIRTKEIEDGKNQLKTIIDGIEQMLFVVDEDLSIKEGNKRFKEYVLSNFSFSNFDNIKLCDALSLFCKKNCDSCIFMAAINEPVKNHEIKIGDYIYLLNTYFLKENLDKKKILFIIDDITLRRLNEIQLLQANKMMAVGQLAAGVAHEIRNPLGIIRTYSYILEQSIFNKEIFEKALEEINKAVQRADRIVNNLLNFSRISGENYEFVNLEKFIRDILEVLYTYIKRNNINVEITNETKHDYLTNPDSLNHILTNIIKNALDAMSDKGGKISIAIKEADNGFKVYVKDTGKGIKKEHMEHIFNPFFTTKSPGKGTGLGLFITYTEIKKLNGSINIKSEENIGTEVEIFIPAKGREIKNGI, from the coding sequence ATAATTTACGGGGCTGACATAAATGCTCCGCCTCTTAGGTTCCTTGATAAGGAGGATGGGCAATATAAAGGTCTTGTTTTGGACTATCTTCACGCTTTGTCATTGGAACTTGGTGTAAATATAGAGACCAAGCCTTTTGTCTGGGCAACTGCACTGGAAAAATTGTCTGAGGGCGAAACGGATTTATGTGATATGTTTGAGAGCCCGGAACGAGCTAAAAAGTACCTTTTTACGAAACCCATATATAATTTAAGGGGTACCGTTGCGGTATTGAGAAATTCTAATATAAATGATTTAAAAGATATTGAAGGAAAGAAAATAGCCCTCCAAAAAGGAGATTATACTAACGAATACTTTAATCAGAATTATAAAGATGTAAAGATTGTTTTTGTTAATGATTTGAGCGAAGCCTTGAATTTGCTTATTAATAATAAGGTTGAAGTGGTTGCTGGGGATGAACCCGTTTTACTTTATTTTATAAATAAAATGAAGCTTTCTGGTTATGTTGAAATTTTGGAGACCCCCTTATACGAGAAACCCGTGGTTTTTGCAGTGCCGAAAAGTAACCCGGAATTGGTCTTTATTTTAAACAAGGGTATAGAAAAAATAAATCAGAAAAATGTTTTGGAAAAGATACAGCAAAAATGGTTCGGGCTTTCCACAACCATTATAATAAGAAAGGACTTAAACAGCCGGCTAAAAAATTACATTTTACTTTTAATTTTATTTTTTGCAATAATAGTTTCGTTTTTGGGTCTATTAAATTATTCTCTAAAAAAAGAGGTTGAAATTCGAACAAAAGAAATAGAAGATGGCAAAAATCAGTTGAAGACTATAATAGATGGTATAGAGCAAATGCTTTTTGTAGTTGACGAGGATTTAAGTATAAAAGAAGGGAATAAAAGATTTAAAGAGTATGTTTTATCTAATTTTTCTTTCTCCAATTTTGATAATATAAAACTGTGTGATGCACTTTCACTTTTCTGTAAAAAAAATTGTGATAGCTGTATTTTTATGGCGGCTATTAATGAGCCTGTAAAAAATCATGAAATTAAGATAGGGGATTATATCTATCTTTTAAATACCTATTTTCTTAAAGAAAACTTGGACAAGAAGAAAATTTTATTTATTATCGATGATATTACTTTAAGGAGATTAAATGAAATACAACTTTTACAGGCAAACAAGATGATGGCTGTTGGGCAACTGGCAGCGGGAGTAGCGCATGAGATAAGAAATCCTTTGGGTATAATCCGTACTTATTCATATATACTTGAGCAGTCAATTTTTAATAAAGAAATATTTGAGAAAGCTTTAGAAGAAATAAATAAAGCTGTTCAAAGGGCAGATAGGATTGTAAACAATTTATTAAACTTTTCCCGTATTTCTGGAGAAAATTATGAATTTGTAAATTTGGAAAAATTTATCAGGGATATCCTTGAAGTGCTTTATACTTATATAAAGAGAAATAACATTAATGTAGAAATTACTAACGAAACAAAACATGATTATTTAACGAACCCCGACAGCTTAAATCATATATTGACCAATATAATCAAGAATGCTTTAGATGCAATGAGCGATAAGGGAGGTAAAATAAGTATCGCAATTAAGGAAGCAGATAATGGATTTAAAGTTTACGTCAAAGATACAGGTAAAGGGATCAAAAAAGAACATATGGAACATATTTTTAACCCTTTTTTCACTACAAAATCTCCCGGGAAAGGGACTGGGCTTGGGCTTTTTATTACTTATACGGAAATTAAAAAATTGAACGGGAGTATCAATATAAAAAGCGAAGAGAATATAGGGACTGAAGTGGAAATATTTATACCGGCAAAAGGAAGGGAAATAAAAAATGGAATTTAA
- a CDS encoding Na+/H+ antiporter NhaC family protein, producing MSNGPKKLEFYGGEWVSFLPFAVFIALIILTTFVFGSISDGALWVPAFTALVVAFFFAKDKFLYAETIINGMASKEAIIPVVCWIFAGVFSRILRASGLAAGIAGLAASMGISGTLFIVISFIASALFATASGTGFGTIAAGMGVLYPAGIALGAHPGLLAGAIVSGGAFGDNLAPVSDTTICSATSQGVDVPGVVRSRFKYAAAAGILTIIGIIIIGMGYSGQGQVGAVQNISYNPNTLFMLIPVAITVWIAIKTGDIIIATTIGSVIAGATAVAAGLIDFIQIDPGQDVVKDALIKVTGSGLDRTVGGVIYTGINSMIQVSVLALLLFGSIAIMRAGHGDVKLLNALEKVAKGPIGTEIVISIMVIILSSLMGLNAPAILAVGASFAKPLSQKYGISPYRTANLLDATSCTLVYSLPWTPAVIFTIGFARDSAHPLAALDVTPYVLYAYAMLAVMFISIIFGIGRYDNMEKAKGNKAIKTA from the coding sequence TTGTCTAACGGGCCAAAAAAACTGGAATTTTATGGTGGTGAGTGGGTCTCTTTTCTTCCCTTTGCCGTTTTTATCGCATTAATTATTCTTACAACCTTTGTTTTTGGTTCGATTTCCGATGGTGCTCTATGGGTGCCTGCTTTCACAGCATTAGTGGTAGCGTTTTTCTTTGCAAAGGACAAGTTTCTTTATGCCGAGACAATAATTAACGGTATGGCAAGCAAAGAAGCAATAATTCCTGTTGTGTGCTGGATTTTTGCTGGTGTGTTTTCAAGGATACTTAGAGCCTCCGGTTTGGCAGCTGGAATTGCAGGCCTTGCTGCTTCAATGGGTATCAGCGGTACACTTTTTATAGTTATATCCTTTATAGCTTCTGCTTTATTTGCAACTGCATCCGGTACCGGATTTGGTACTATAGCGGCAGGAATGGGAGTGCTCTATCCTGCAGGAATTGCTCTTGGAGCGCATCCGGGCCTGTTGGCCGGAGCAATAGTTTCCGGTGGAGCTTTTGGTGACAACTTAGCTCCCGTTTCTGACACAACAATATGTTCGGCAACATCCCAGGGAGTCGATGTTCCTGGCGTGGTGCGCTCGCGTTTTAAATATGCCGCTGCAGCAGGAATCTTAACAATAATAGGTATAATTATAATCGGTATGGGATATTCCGGACAAGGACAGGTCGGAGCGGTTCAGAACATTTCATATAATCCCAACACTTTATTCATGCTTATCCCCGTTGCGATAACGGTGTGGATTGCAATAAAAACAGGAGATATTATAATTGCTACTACTATAGGTTCGGTTATTGCAGGGGCTACAGCAGTTGCCGCAGGATTAATTGATTTTATACAAATTGACCCGGGGCAAGATGTAGTTAAAGATGCTCTTATAAAGGTTACGGGCTCCGGTCTTGACAGAACTGTGGGCGGTGTTATCTATACCGGTATTAACAGCATGATTCAGGTTAGCGTACTTGCACTTTTGCTCTTTGGTTCCATAGCCATTATGAGAGCAGGTCATGGTGATGTAAAACTTCTAAATGCCCTTGAAAAGGTAGCAAAAGGACCGATTGGCACTGAAATAGTTATATCGATAATGGTAATTATACTGTCTTCCCTTATGGGACTTAACGCCCCGGCCATACTTGCAGTAGGTGCATCTTTTGCTAAACCTCTTTCACAAAAATATGGTATAAGTCCTTATAGAACGGCAAACCTTCTTGATGCTACCTCCTGTACACTGGTTTACTCGTTGCCGTGGACGCCGGCTGTTATATTTACAATAGGATTTGCAAGGGATAGTGCACATCCTCTTGCAGCGTTAGATGTAACTCCGTATGTGTTGTACGCCTATGCAATGTTAGCTGTAATGTTTATAAGTATAATTTTTGGAATAGGAAGATACGATAATATGGAAAAAGCAAAGGGAAATAAAGCGATTAAAACAGCTTAA
- a CDS encoding HEPN domain-containing protein: MPNRAKDWYKQALKDLEHAKFSRENKDHEWACFAAHQAAEKALKALHLHLGQEAWGHVLSRLLKDLPESIPVSEELIAKAKVLDNFYIPARYPDSHPEGAPFEHYSFLQSEEAVKYAGEILEFVRTQMAR, from the coding sequence ATGCCCAATCGAGCAAAAGATTGGTACAAACAGGCTCTAAAAGATTTAGAGCATGCAAAATTTTCAAGGGAAAATAAAGATCATGAGTGGGCATGTTTTGCAGCTCATCAGGCAGCAGAAAAAGCTTTAAAAGCCTTGCATTTACATTTAGGGCAGGAGGCATGGGGGCATGTTCTTTCAAGGCTTTTGAAAGATTTACCCGAAAGTATCCCGGTAAGTGAAGAGTTAATAGCAAAGGCAAAGGTGCTTGATAATTTTTATATACCGGCGAGGTATCCTGATAGTCACCCGGAAGGTGCGCCTTTTGAACATTATAGTTTTTTGCAAAGTGAGGAGGCTGTAAAATATGCCGGTGAGATCCTTGAATTCGTCCGTACTCAAATGGCCCGATGA